The following is a genomic window from Anas acuta chromosome 26, bAnaAcu1.1, whole genome shotgun sequence.
AACTGGTATTCACCGCAAAGCCGCTGCCTGTCCAGAACATTGCAAGCTCCTTTCTCCAAAGAGCCACAGCAAAACTCGTGATTAGAGTGCAGGGCACCAAGTAGAGGAGAGCTGGCTGGCCCATCTGCATCAATGCCAAGGCGACAAAGGTCACAAGAAGGCCTATGCCATATgctggaaggaaacaaaataagaaaaaaaattcagctatagctctgctgaagaaaaaacaattaaatagctaaataagcattttaacaggatttttatttttttttccccagtaagcACATAAAGCAACTTCTCCaaatttttttctggcttttaaaCAGAAGCATTATACATACACTATAAACTTTGACTACCTACTTTGAGATACTACTCTCTTTCTATTGGTAGTACAATGTGAAAGTAGTGTGATTGACCTAGTCCATACTGTGTGATTAAATCAATATCTTAAACAGTTTTAGAGAAGCaaagtaaacaaatattttatttctcctatTATATTTATGAATTCAGATAGAGACAATTATTTTGAccatattatattatatacttGGTTTGGCTTTGACTGCTTCTTACTACATGGCAACATAACTTAAAACAGatgtataatttattattttgtttcaaattacTGCTTGTattctgcagaaaagcagaacagaagcaTTTAGGATTTTATGttgtaattattttcaattgCATTTTAAGAAGGAAGCTAAAACTAACTGATTTTTGTTCACAAGTAAGATTATTGGAATACTCAATAGTTTTatccaggtttttttttttttaattattgataGTTCTTTGTATTTGGAGGTATTACATCCattacaaaataattcattacatcataaatcagatttttagaacacacaaaaagaacaaagtcaATATCCTTGAACCTGAATTTTCATATGCCACCAACTCAAAAAATCTTTAATCAAGAAGCCAGAATGAGTAGCTAAGCACATGTAAGAATACATGTAGGGGTTACAGTTACACAAATCATGATCAGAAGTAGTTTCCTTTATTTATGTCAGACAAGGCAGCTCAAAAAAGTGATGTCATAATTCAGGAGTAGAAGGTCTAGCCTTTAAAGAACAAAGgagttttatttgctttattactTCTGTTTAATAATGAATGGAGCAGAATGATCAAAAAACAACGCAGTATGAGATCAACAGTATGCTTTTGAAGGGAGTGACTCCTCTAGATATCATGTTTAAGTGTCAAACATACCTATCGTGCAGGCTACAAAATAGACTCTGGATGACTGGACCTGAATATCAAACCTATGACAGTAGGCTACCAGTAAACCtaggaaaggaaagaacaattacattttcaacCCATTCATACATTGAGATAAATGAAAACGTATATCAAATTATCTATGaacttttaagattttttttttctaatactttgGTACTCCACTATTTCAGAACCATGGCAGCATCATTCAGTAAGCCCCACAGCTTACAGAACAGTTACATAAATAGTCAAAGTTACCCTTAACTTAACACTTTTTATTAATATGCTTCTGCCTTTCCCTCCTGTGGGAAGGATCCCTCTCCACCCCACCccatttaaatagatttttttccatgaaactTGTAGGAATATAATTGTCTAAGGTTTTGCTGAATTTTGTTGAAACCAGGGATTGCAGAAACTTTGGTTCTGTAGAAATCAAAGCTAAATGCACAGTacttttgtgtgctttttttttttttttaaaaaaaaaaaagagttcttgattaaaatgaaacaaagtaaGTTTCAAAGCAATGCACATGAACCTGGTTgttcatgtattttaaagaaaacaagaaacaaaaacaacaacaaaaaaagtaattgctCTGGCAAATCAAATGCAGCAAGAGTTAACAATTGTACCACAGAAGATTATGCAGCTAGTGAAAAATAAGTTATTCACAGAAAGAATGCTGCTAGATGAATTGTCCACAGTATGTTTCATCACTAGAATGTAGATAATTCTCTTAATCTCAGATTATCCAAGTTCCTTGGATAATCAAGCTCCTTATGTAAGATTTAGTTCAACTCTTAACTCTGAAGCTTGGAAATAAATGATCCCGGGGACAAAGAATTAGAAAGCAGGCAGAAGGGAGGTCACAGTGCAAATGGGAagcacttcttgaactccaatTACTGgtgaatttcttttattttcaggtgAATTGTCCATAACATCCACATGTACCCAGAGATGAGTTCTGGAGCTTTTCAAACCAATAGCAACTGCAAATCTACTCTGCCAAGTGCTGTAGCATATTGAGATGCTTTTGAATTGGCATAGTACTGGAAGAAACATGGACAGAGCACTCAGTGGCAGTTAATGCACAGTAAAGGTGGAGACAGCTCTCTGATGACTGACCACATGACAAGAGATGGCTCCAACCTAATGTTCTAAATGTTAATGTTGTAAATTGCTGTCATCACAGCCTGTTTTGCATTTTGGCAACCTATGGATGGGGATGGCTTCAAGTGGCTTACTAGATCATCAAGCTGACAAACTGGAAGCTTCATTTTAAGAATACAACCTATAAGAACCAGAGCAGTCTTCAAACAGACCATTTTGATGCTGGAGATGCAGGTTAAGTAGAGAAAGTGAGGTAGTAACAATGGACATTCATTGTGTtaataacaaaacaatgaaGTTTTGAATAGCGAGGTATATGTGCACTCAAATCATGGGCAAATGGGCAAGTCACTTCCTCTATGATCTcactattaaaaatgtttatattgtAATATTAGCTGCTGAATtaattcttcagttttctctaCATTTCTCGACTTGACTGCGTGTGAAACTGAACCATCAAATTAGTAggcatttaatttcttattgAAAGAGTAAAtagtgcagaaagaaaacagaaagtatACTTACAAATATATCAAGTTTATATATGTCAAATCAAACTTCCCACTTGAAGTGGAAGCAGAAGAATAAGCTAATATGACAGTGCAACAAGTACAATTAACACACTAAACAAGAAATACCTGGAACTAAAATGTCTCCAAATCCTAGGAGAGAAAAAGGCCTGTCACACAGAGCCAGTGGTGAAGAGTTCAGTCGTGGAACCTTCAGGACCATTGGGAGcttagaaagaaagagacataATCCTTATGAAAAGCTTTCTTCTCTACATACTGACACCAGAACTTGTTCCTGTTGTACTGGATCCAAAGGCTACACAGATATagcaaaacatctttttttttttttaaaaacattatacATCTCATTActgacaacaataaaaatacagttaagaTGGGAGTGAAGaaatactattaaaaacaaacggCCAAGACAACTTCTAGTATGATGCACATCTCAAAATACTCTATATTAATGTCAAAGTCCTCACGTGTAGTAGGTATCAACTCTGGTTTAACTGTAGAAACAAAATTAGACAAAGCTATTTCTTATACATGTGGCAGCTTATATTTGGTTCTACTGGTTGCAATGGATGTATCAAAAGAGCAAAGACTTGGGAAAccctttaaaaaagtaatttttccaaTCACTTTgagacttgttttttttgttgtgtgtgtattctaacatttctgtttattaCATAACCTGCAGTGTTGAGGCACAGTATGACAAGATTCAGTGCAAACATTTCTATATTAGactattaaagaaaatatattttgcttataTTAGTGTTAAAATCATTGTATCTACTTATAGTATAATTATTCTTCCATACAATTAATTGTGTGTAAAATTTGAACTAAAGTGGGAGCAAAAGACTagagtaattttaaaaaaaaaactggtttTCCTACAGATTcacttcatatttattttctacactGTAACTCATCATTTTCTACATCTCACCTACTTTCTTCCTCAACTCAGCCACATCATGTTGTACAGCTCTGTGCATGCAGCTGGCTGTAGTCAAAGGGTACAGAAGTGTTGAATTCTGACTTCTGTTTTCTATCTCCAGTTTGTGTTTCTCTCCTTTGCCTAGCTTCAGGTTTTCATAAAACAATTGTCAAAACTCGGGGGGACTGGATGGTAGGAAAGAGACATCATATGCATTTAATCTCTTCAGGTTAAAATGGATATGCTTCAttagaaattatatttacaaatatgCTCACATACTTTTATGAAACTGAGCTAACCAGCTTCCTTTTACTGAAACTTCTACTGAAACTCTTTAAAAGCAAGATAAAGGAAGACCAAAGCTATCATGAAGAGTCACTAAAAGTCTGCTTGGTCCTGTTTCTCTTGTAGATTTCCAGAGAGCTTAGGAGTGCTTATTTCCATGTAAAATTCTTTTTTGAGTGGCATATCCATTTCAGACCCACAGTCTTTGAATTTTACAGAAGTTGAAAGCTTAATAGCTAGAAGTTAATGCCATACTTTCAGACTACGTACAATACCTTTTCATGAGTGGCAGAATCAGATGGGCCCGCAGCTACCTCCACCATTATACTCTCCCcagtctaaagaaaaaaatggcaaaattttGAATCAGCACATCAATCAGCAGGCCAGGGATTATTTAGGAATACAGTGAAACATATCATTACCTTTTGCTCTGTCTGCAGCaggcaacagaaaaatattttacttaccTTTGTTAGAAAAGGTGTGATAAATACAAAGAATACATCATAGACAAAAAGAACCAAGAGGAGCAAGGTGCAACCCTGGAAGAGACAAGATACTTGGTGTGTATTTATATACTATGCGTTAGTTAGCAGCAGCATATAATGAGCAACTTGAgtattcagaataaaaaaaaataggactaAACAAGACACCCTAATTTTTCTCAATTCCTGAATATTTTAAGTGGAAGAATCTCATTTTGCATGCAGCAAGAATATAATTATTGGATACAAAGTTATATATTAGTCCCTCAAATTCTTTATCctgtaaaatctgaaaattatgtTTCAATTTGTTAGGAGATACTAAAAACTTATGCATTTTCTCTGAATGATGCTAGGCATAGTTTGAAACAGCATCTACACTATCTCAGCCAATTTCTACAGGGGACCAGACTTATAGGTGAAGATAACTTGGAAAAGAGTTTGAAGAGCTGCCTAAGAAGCAACTAAATGACTAAcgctaatttttattttagaatactAATTAAGTTCGAGAAGATTTGAAAATTAGAACATTGCATCCATCTTATGTCaaattaagggaaaaacaaaacagagtggTGGAAACTACTCATATCTGATTTCCAGCAAAATGACATTGAgaaggagtgaaaaatcacagCTGACAGATCTCAAGAAACAAGTCTTTATGAAGTAATCACATTTAGTAAAATCCGAATCATATGGTGCCTCAGAACTTTGTGTGTTTAAATCAAAGACCTGTATCATGAAATCATCACTGTATGGATGAGAAGTTCACTGGTTCACACTGCTGTAGTAGATAAAGTAAACCATTTTAAAGTAAACCAAAATTTAATATCTCTTTAACATCCATACCTTAAATGTAGGCAGGCGAATTGTTTTCAACATGTAAAGACAGAAAGCAATTCCTAAAGCATCTTGCAGAACCCAGGCCCAcctaaaggaagagaaaatttatatttttgcaggaagcagcaggacaGTCAGACCAAGCTGTTTTCACTAAGGAcctgcttggggaaaaaaaataaatcaaacaaccaccaccaaaccaaaataaaaattttattaCAAGCTCTTGTTTGCAATCAACATTGTAGTCATCATGGACTTACAAATATGAAGTTGTACTGGACCATCacctaaagaaataaattagacAACTTGTACCCAAACTTCTATACCACTTGTGGAAAGCTGCATGAAACCAGTCAGAGTATTGGCTGGGAATCCAGAACCAATGAATCCTGAATTTTATGGAAGAAACTCAGGTATAGTGAAAGACAGTTTCCCATAACTTAGACcaaggagaaaaagatgaagCACATCAAGAGCAACTATGAATTTTatatctaattttttttaacacttaaaATTACTCCGTAACAAAATGAATTAACGCAGATGGTACGCATCTTTCACAGCTTCCTCAGAAATATGAGAATGGAAGTTCCAGGGTGTTAAGATTGcaagttttttctttaatttgacAAAAAGTAATCAATAGAAGTCTCTAATTTCTTCCAACTCCTAGATTCTGGATAGGTTTAAGCTTCTACAGATGGCAATAACATAGTATAACATAGATTATGGTCTTCTtgcatagaaattaaaatatacactTACTGATCTTCATTTCTGAAGATTCCCCAGACTACACTGACAGAGATACAAAATACTGCCAACAGCAACATCCGGACCTGTGGACGCTTGTGAAAATAAGGCAAGTTGTTGTCTGGAATTCTGAAAACGAAACACAATTGGGTACAGTTACATATGTAGTTGCCCTCCTCCttcataaacattttgaaacacaaaatCACCCTGTAAATCCCTTAATTACCCTATactataaatttaaattttcccATTAAAGAACTTACAAGTTGTCACATACCTACACTTTCCCAAGGGAAATCTTCTTACAAAAGGAGACAGACAACTGTAAAGTCCAATTGATGCAGCCAGGCAGAATATTCCTATGATAACATAGactgacaaataaaaaatagtaagtCCACAAATGATAAGGTAAGAGATGCTTTCTTTCAATCAAAAAGCCTGAATAACGCTTAAATTTCATCAGTGAAAATTAAACAGACTTCAAATAACTGTTGATTAGATTTATGCTCTTTAAATATCTAATTGCAGGTTAGTTTACTCAGGTACTTTATGCAACAGCTGCTTTAACAGATCAAAAGCTCCTGGCTACTATTTTTAAAGTAAGCTTTAAATCAGAAGCCAGAGACAATTTACTGTGAAGTGTTCATCTTCTCACAATTGGTACACATAAGTGTCATAAGGGAACAATTAAAATCACTCAGTAACAAAATGAATCAGATGGTATGCATCTTTCATAGCTTCCTTGGAAATAGGAGAATGGAAGTTTCAGGGTGTTAAGGTTGCAAgttctttctttaatttgatAAAAAGTAATCAATAGATGCTTACCTTACTTATAAAGCTAGAAAAATCAACTTgaataataatagaaaggagAGTATAGGTTTGAGAAATCCTTTGATAAAAATGCAGACTTAGCGTCTTACACCTTTATTCTACTTAAcagattttaatatttgaaagaaGTGCTATGAATACCAAATCCAACCTTACTAAAGTAGGTACAGAGGTCTACTCTGAGGATTTTCTTAAAGTGTTTAAATCATATAGCAATGAGAAAAGATGGTAGAAGACAGCTGTTTTGTAATCACTTCTACAGTAAAATTGTTCTTGAAGCAATGGCAGCCTAGTAGCATTGAAAATGTATCAACAGAAATATAACTTAAGAGTACCTAAGTGGTcatagaagaaataaaggagGACCAGCATTGAGCAGCACATTACTACAAATACACAGATCATTATTGGAGTCACATCAACTGTTTCATCATCATGTTTCTCTGCCCCATCATCACGTTTGTGCTTCATGTATCGCCTGAAAGAGTAATATGGCTATAATCAGACCATTACTTCGGCAAGAAAATGGCACTGAAACTTCAGTAAGAGTTACATGGACT
Proteins encoded in this region:
- the SPPL2B gene encoding signal peptide peptidase-like 2B isoform X1, coding for MAARRVRLQARLLLLLLPQVYCEYGMVHVLSEKGSSKGKDYCILFNSQWAHLPHDLGKASLLQLQDQTASVLCSPSDVPDGGFNNQIPMVMRGNCTFYEKVRLAQINGARGLLIVSRERLVPPGGNRSQYEEIDIPVALLSYSDMLDIGKSFGRSVKGAMYAPNEPVLDYNMVIIFVMAVGTVAIGGYWAGSRDVKKRYMKHKRDDGAEKHDDETVDVTPIMICVFVVMCCSMLVLLYFFYDHLVYVIIGIFCLAASIGLYSCLSPFVRRFPLGKCRIPDNNLPYFHKRPQVRMLLLAVFCISVSVVWGIFRNEDQWAWVLQDALGIAFCLYMLKTIRLPTFKGCTLLLLVLFVYDVFFVFITPFLTKTGESIMVEVAAGPSDSATHEKLPMVLKVPRLNSSPLALCDRPFSLLGFGDILVPGLLVAYCHRFDIQVQSSRVYFVACTIAYGIGLLVTFVALALMQMGQPALLYLVPCTLITSFAVALWRKELAMFWTGSGFAKDLPQPPLVIAPVNCPELPKDSNVPASQQETEQMTNPTLHVKELHGPTLTAEELADNDTKTEQSEISITQSEEPAGHNKDDLESKCLNLEQKQLE
- the SPPL2B gene encoding signal peptide peptidase-like 2B isoform X2; its protein translation is MAARRVRLQARLLLLLLPQVYCEYGMVHVLSEKGSSKGKDYCILFNSQWAHLPHDLGKASLLQLQDQTASVLCSPSDVPDGGFNNQIPMVMRGNCTFYEKVRLAQINGARGLLIVSRERLVPPGGNRSQYEEIDIPVALLSYSDMLDIGKSFGRSVKGAMYAPNEPVLDYNMVIIFVMAVGTVAIGGYWAGSRDVKKRYMKHKRDDGAEKHDDETVDVTPIMICVFVVMCCSMLVLLYFFYDHLVYVIIGIFCLAASIGLYSCLSPFVRRFPLGKCRIPDNNLPYFHKRPQVRMLLLAVFCISVSVVWGIFRNEDQWAWVLQDALGIAFCLYMLKTIRLPTFKGCTLLLLVLFVYDVFFVFITPFLTKTGESIMVEVAAGPSDSATHEKLPMVLKVPRLNSSPLALCDRPFSLLGFGDILVPGLLVAYCHRFDIQVQSSRVYFVACTIAYGIGLLVTFVALALMQMGQPALLYLVPCTLITSFAVALWRKELAMFWTGSGFAVNTSLI